The genome window aaaaatggaaaactggcCTAAAAACGGTAATACATAATCCATATGTCTTCATTCTGATGCAGCATGTGACTTCAAGCTGTTGCACACCAAACAGTGACTGTGACTTAGTGACTTCTTGTCAATCTTCTGCACTGCCGGATGCTGTGAGAGGGGGGCAGGTGCACTGCCACTGTGTTGAGAGTTAATGCGGCAGTGTTTTGCATATTCCGCCCAGCCAGGATGCTGGTCTCCACGCTGATTACCACTGGGTTTaggaaggagcaggagaaggtgACTGACAGACTGGAAGCACAGGTGTAGAGTGACACAGCTGATAATGCAGTCAGAAATGGAGCGACTACACCATAACAGTGACCTGTTATAGTGTGTAGCTGGCACAACTGCGCAGAAAACTTGTTGCAAGTAGGTTTACTTAAAGTTCTAGACGCTGTCGCTAGCATTGCGTGTGCATATGAGACATATACATTAAGATATAAGTTTGTTATTGTTCCATAAAGTGTATTTTAGCCAGCCATGCAGTGAGAGTTGTTTTACCACATGGCTGTAGATGTGAACACAGTTATATCCAACCCCAGCCATGATGCCAGCTCTGCCCCAGCCCTAATGATCATGTGTTTATTAACCTACAGGAAGCGACGAATCCTTCACAGCCAGCCTTTGTCCCGGTGCCAGGTGAGAATAACTTTCCCCTTCATCACTGTATCACATGGTTACCAGTGTCATCTTCAATTACAGGCGTACCTCGCAATCCACCCTCCGGGTATCAGTACTCTTGTTATAACGCCTCtccaaaatgaatacatttctcTGCTACCTGCCCCAGCCCCTCTCGCTATAATGCCTTTTTGTCAAGTGCCtctgaaaaaaacataaaaaatttgCTTGTAAGAATGTGTTTCGTTATATTTTCTTACTCaaaaaatgctacaaaacaTATTGTAGAAGCAGCGATGGGAGTGGTAGCGCTCTCAAAATGCAGCACTGCTGTTGTAAATGTAACCAGTTGTTGGGCAACCGTTGTATGGCGTTTTGGCGGATTATTGACTCCCATGTTGTTCTGTTGTTAGAGAGCTTTTTTCTAGGTGTGAGAGTACTCTGAGTGCTGCTGTCTAACGATGCAGAGGTGCAATAAAACTCGTGTTCACACTTCTGTCTCCCCATCCATCTCACTGTAATGCCATCAACAGCGCAGTCTGGGTGGGTTGTTCTAGGcaacttaaataaatattgtgtagttgtactttattattctgattatttttattatctggactgttttaaatcattttagaGACATCTGTCAAGGATATTTGgggtttctcacacacacatgctgtctgaaactgcttgccccaagaggggttgcggcgaaccggagcctaatccggcaacacagggagcacgGCTGgtgagggaggggacacaccccagacgggatgccagtccatcacaaggcagcccaggcaggacttgaaccccagacccaccagagagcaggccctggccaaacccgctgtgccaccgccaTTGTAAAATAGAGTGTTTTATATTACAGCATATTCAAAATTCAGCCATCACAGAGAAGACAGTCACATTGAAGCATCAATGTGAACAAAAGCAGTAATGTTCCAAAAGTTCAAAATACCAGCATCAGTATCAAGGCACACAACAGGCTGTAGAACAGGTTATCTGacatgcagctgcttgtgttgGGGCAGGTATTGACTTGACCtaagcatttaaaacaaaaatctgccTCGTTCCAGCATCAGGTGGGAGAAAGCTAGATTGCAACAAATGCAAAACGATGAATGCACGCAAATCTCTCTGATAATTCTTTCATGTCACTTTCTAATCCAGAGCTGAAAATGTGACGATCTGGTGGAAACATGATGTGCAATCAGTggacatacaaaaaaatgtaccaatataaatattttccacTCCTGTTACCCGTTGTATTACTTTTACATATACCTTTTAAATGATAACAGAAATGGTTACTTTATGAAAGTTTTTGGTGACAGTCAAAGTTTACACTTTCCCTGCTGGGGTAAAAACTCGCTTGAGTTTACAGACTTCTGGTCCTCAACACAACCAGTTGCTGGtatattataatgtttttcCAGATTTCCCCTAATCATACAACAGGATACTGAACTGAAACACTTCAGATTGAGAACCCTGCTGAAGAACAAAACAGGATCAGGATGTATGGCCCATTGCGGGACCTCGCCAAGTATAGCCAATATGTCCAGCTCAGTCGCAGACTCAGTAAACCTTGGAAGCCTATTTGAAGTATGATTGCTGATTTGTACAGATAACGCTGTCTTTTAGACATCATGACAAATGAGTTCTGTGAACTGACTAAAGGGAACACCAACATAGCTCTCTGCCATAAAAAGCAGTATGAAAAGAGGCATCTTAAAGACAAATCTCTGCGGTTATATCTTCCCCAGAAATCCAGTGGAGTGTAAGTGACAATTTCAGAAGACTGTATCACATTACCTGTATATtacaagtagctgcaaaaatagagaaaattagAAAGGGGACAAATACTTTGTACTTTTTACAGCATTATAGGATAGAGCTTGTGCTATATCCTATGCTCATGTGCTACAATTTGCCTCATGTCCAACGTTAATCCCATTAGATGCTGCCGTATGTTCACATTTCAGCTGTTGTCACATGCTGCCATGTCTTGTATTCCACTTACAGTGCCCCACATGCTGTTGTATCTCCTGTTCCACAGACAGTCTGCATACATGCAgcaatgtgtctttttttactTGCTGTCCTCATACATGCTGTCTCCTGTCCCCTCTTAGTCCCTGACATACTTCCATGCTTGTATGCTATGAATcccatttcatttattgttcCTAAGTACTTTCATATGTCTTCTGTTCCATTTATAGCACCCCACATGCTTCCCGGCTGCTACAGCCTGAAGAGGCCCTTCATCCATGGGACGGAGTTCAGTTCCTCCCATTATCCAAGCAAGCCACCGACCACTGAAGCTTACTCATTCCCACTGGAGGGCAAGCCTCTCACCTATGACCCATCTTCCACAACAAACTATCCCATGGACAAGGACAATTACTACCCAGAACCCTTTGGGGAATATCGCAGTAGCACCTACCCCACTGCAGCTGGTGCCCTGTTCACCCCATCACTTTCTTCTCTGATTCCAGCATACTCTGGAGACCCAGCCCATGTATTTCTGGTAAGAtaaaaaatgaactaaaaaCTTCCCAGAATCCAAAGACCTTGCAGTCTTCCTCTATCCACCCCTTTTCCCCAGTTTAGCTCAATACTGACTGTGCTGAAGCTAATTTATGTAATAAAATCAGCCAGATGAATAACGGACAGGAAAGGTAGTAACATAGTTTGGGGAGGAAAAacccacatttcacagaaatacaaaaatcaagacaacatttatattaaaaagttCCCCtaaaatgcaatatattttgTCCCCTTTTTCAGAGTGAAGTTACTGTCTTTGACATTTCCTCTCTTTCTGCCATTTCCATGCACAGAGAGAGTCCTGGGAACAGCCAGAGGCAGATCCAGGGAACCAGATGGAGGGCTTCTGCACTGAGGTACTGGCCCCTGTGCCAGCGCAATCCTCATCTGTGATATCCACGAGCCCAGAGCCCGGAAGCCCCTCACAGTGCCGGACGTCAGGACGGAGCACAGGCCTACCCTCCCCGCAGCTGTACCCACTCCAGCCTTTGGAGGAGGCACACTACTCTGCTGCCTACCTTCACCACCACAGCTACACTGGAGCCCCTTACTCAACAGTCTCTACTGACCACACATCAAGAATGCCCCCACTTTCCATCGAGGAGCCTGACAGCACCACAGCTACACACAGTAACGCCCACTGTTGGGCTAACGATGACACTGGTAGTTCTTGGTCTCTGTACGAATTCCGGAAGGCCTTCTGATCCAGCTTCACGTAAAGAAACTAAACAGCCATGGAGCAGAGAAACGTTACAATATGTACAAAATAATAGCGATTGCTCTGCCACAGTCACAGTGCCAGCTCTCTCTACCATtgctaaaacacaaaaatgttctcTACTTTTCTACTGTAAAGTACGGTATACTTCAAATGCAAGGAAGAATGTATCACAGTGCGTGTTAAACACCCACTAGGGTTTCTGCATAAGATAATACATTTCAAAACTGCAGATAGTATTTGGGGGTGCACAACAGTTTGTAGAACTAGTAATGCATAAAACTCTAAGCTATTACACAGATTACCCAAGCTTACTTCAATATTCACTATGTTTACCAAAAGTAGTTTTTAGAGACTCACGGTGCTTATGTTCCTGAACAGAACGTATTGCTTACAAAGTTCTCCAAGCACAACGCTGACCCTAACTCATCGTACATTGATGTGGATAGCAATAACTGAATTATCAGTTACAGTCACAATAATTTTGCAGAATGTCTACACTTATTTAGACCTGCTCCTCCGACCATTTCTCCAGTTTTAAACAGTCACAGGTGGATCATGTTTCCAGCAGACGCTCAGATAAAGGACCTTCTCATGCATTAGCAGAACACCTTACTGGGTCTTTTGGTAAGGACTTCAACATCTAACACCTTATTGCCATGCCAACCTATCGAaggaattaaaaatgacaacctTGCATACAGCTCCTTTAACCACgatgctacacacacacacactaatatttACCTATGTCTGTCTACATGTCTGTTGAGATATACTTCTGAAAAGTTGGTTAAATACAACATTTAAGAGCTCGGATTCTGTTATGTCTTCCGTTAAGTATCAGGGCTAACACACATAAACTTAGGGATATTGAATGTTATATTCCCAGAATTTCAGTCGAGAAGAAGGGTTGTCAAATGTGGATACACTGACTGAGTGTACAGTgtatactataataataatttctttttttaacacttcTAAGTGGTGACCCTAGCCTAGGCAGTACAACAGCTTGCTGCTctttgtgaaaaacacacatttaaataaactcAGTATTAACGATGAAAAGACTCCAGAATGAACCGATAGGTTATAACAATCAATGTGTTTATGAGCAGTAGCAGAAAACTGCTAGTaagtaatgtgtcaaatcgCTGGTGTTCGGACTAACGGCTCTGCATGCCTTTTTGTCACGTGTTTGCAACAGTGATGACTTTTAAGGGCAATTTCTCGTTCATAGGTGGAACAAGCAAAACGACGAAGTGGAACACCTTCTTTCGAATACGTTTAAATTAATGTGTAACAACGAACAGACTGAAATTACCTGCGCTCCCATAAAATACGAAGTGCACTTGCGGACGGACCCCTCACAACCTTCTCTTTCCGCGCGCCGCCTACGTATGGCGTCGCGCGTGGCAGTCGCGCGCTAGATGGCGCTGCTGCCCCGGTGCGCGTCATCGTTCGCCTGCACCTGCTTCGAAGGGGTGTTCGTCTGCGTCGGTGGTTCCACTCAGTAAATGTAGTGGTGAAGAAAGTGAAAGGCTGTTCGTGTCAGCTGTCCGCCCTGAACTGGGAGCGGTGGAACGGTAAATCTGCAGTCCCCAGCACAGTATCAGTGCCGTCGGTGCACCGAAGCGAAGTACGTAATGTACTGTCTCATTCCTCTCGTGTTGACGACCTCGGAGGCTCGGAGTCGGTGCAGAAAATCATCATGCTCCAAAATGGTACAACACTAGACGAACTAAATAGACATAGCGGATAGCTTTATGGGACACTGACCTTCTCCAACACTATGCACATATATGTGATGTaatatatgcagctactcgtatgatgtACTGAGATGTAGTTCGCTTTGAAAACCctctacaaaatgaataaatgtaaattttccatCGATTCATATgatatggcggaaagaaacaaactactcTAAGAATCGCGTCCGCATCTTAGACTCAGTCCCTCTTTCTGCTAATTTAATCATTATGCACACAttgattgtattttttatgagacgCATTTGCGTCTGCTgagtaaaagtaataaatgtaaatgtatcctcCTTTGTCACCTTAATTAAATATTACCTATTGCAATATAAATATAGCCTCATGGATACGTTAACAGAGCACAGTTAGGGTGGGCACATCCTGAAACgtttaaaattacattacaatattaacaaaatacacacacacacacacttttatgaaccgcttgtcccataaggggttacggttagggggagccggagcctacccagcaacacagggcgtaagggcggaggggacacacccaggacgggacgccagtccgccggaAGGCACCCccaggaggactcgaaccccagacccaccgagagcaggactgtggtccaacccactgcgccaccgcacccccttcattaACAAAATATGCCAGCAATAATATTTTGTCCTTTAAACAACGTAAACGTATACACtggcttttattatttacatgttgTAGACTTTCGCTCTTATACATCATTaatgcatataaatatatgaaaacgTATGAAGTATCAACTATCCCACGCACGAGCAAACTGATGTCAAGTTCGCCCTCGATtggtattaataattaaattgtCTGCATATTCACATCAGCCTCACTGTTTTTAGCTGCGGATCTATTAATTTCAGTATTTCTCCCGTTTAATGCTTTGACATTCATATCAAGTAATACTGAATTGTATATATAGTTTGTGGTTCTCATAACGAGGCAACTGTATAGacatatgaaattaataaaaaattatctGAGATGAAAACTGGACGTCTACGTCTCTGTATTTGGCGTTAAACCAGGAGCGGCAGAATGATtcttcataaatatttcacGTATCTACTGCATATACCGGCATATTATACAAATACATTAGTAAATTTGGAAGGGGAAGCTAAAATTCATTTCCAGTTGCCTGTTGTACCCCGACATAAATGGGCCTAATGGCAGCAGTTGTGCTTTTAAAGTTATAAAGACGCAGAAAAGATCAATGACACCGCTGAAAAACTTTCTCAGGACACGAGTTGATTATTTCCTAAGTGACTTAGATTTTTATAAGCAATTAGCAGTACTAATGGTAAGAGTTAATCTGATCTTCGCTTTTCAATATAAATTTGAGAAAGTGTTTCTTAAATCCTGAAATATCGTAAGATATACAATTCCTGCTTTTTTTACAAATGGCTAGATTAATATTTTTCACCTTTGTTTTACATTGATTCTTTATTATGGTCGTTTATGAAGTCGCTCATCTGATTCGTGGCTATACCGTCACAGATCGAATAATAGCCAAGTTTTGTCTAACTATTTATATAATCAAATAACATATTCTATTGCAGGACGACCGGATAAAATGACGACAGTATATAGTAGTGATGTCATAAACACTGAAACTGAgtgataaatgcaaaataattaaaactgacatttttaaatcattacaaTCTGTGCTTTTGCAACTGTCAATGTGAAAAATCTAGAGTTTTTTTAGCAAAACAATAAGTAGTACTTGTATATAAAGATATTAACGTATATGTCTACTTATGGTATATCTGAGGAAATCAGTGAAAGTGTCAAGTAGTCCTCACAGAGGATGCTTTCGCAGTCGGGAGGACAGTCATGGCTACTGCCGCATGCCACGCCCACAACATCACcgttttattaaatattactaaaaaaTTGCgctaaaatatatatgaaaaacgTTAGTCGTCATATGTGTCCCTAGTGGAACGTATAAGAGATATCATACATAAGGTTTAAAGTGATTAATACATAGCGTACGCTTCTCACAGTGAAATTGTGCTTTGTCTTTGGGGGGTAACGACTTGGACATTAAAAGGTGTATAAAATGCCACAAATGTCACTTGATTTTGTGTTCCGTGACAAAATAGCACCGAATTCTATTAAAGGGGGTCTTATTTAAAGTATTAATATAGTGTTTATCACTAAAAGAACACTCTTTTTGTGAAGCCTTTGAATATTCAAATTGAAAGTATCGCGCAATCATTGATTGTCAAATCATTGAGTTCTAGAGGTTTTAAATAGTAGGCATGGGGAGAGAAATACTCAAACTAATATATCCCTAGCTATATTTCCTTATTATTGTATGTCCTCAACCTGCCTTAAGATTTTTATGTTGAGACTTTCTGCAACTTTTGCAATTATTTCATTCTAGCCCATTTAATTGAGCCAGGACAGCCAAATTGAAGAGTCTCATAGCAGCACTTCTTCGTGAGGCTTTCGCTTCTTTCAGCAAACATGTCTGGTgagtttacattcattttcatttcttggGATTATTCTTCTTTCGGtgtttttgtaattattgttattttcaaatacacctgaaaaacacaaaagagaaaGATACAAGTTAGCAACAAAGAAGACTGCAGGAACAATGAAGCACAACTGAAGATTAGATAATAAATTCGACACACAACTCATATTCGTGTAACTGTAAGGTgaaatataaacaggtaaatgatgATTGACCCGAGGAGCTCTGGAATTATCTTTCAATACGGCAGCCTtacgtactgtacatacatttcaCATGTTTTCCATGCAATGCACCCTGCCCCCTGCGAGGCTTCACGTTGCAGGATCTTTAGAAAGAGGCACGTTGCTGCATTTTATGAACACTCATTAACACTTCAACAGTTCTTGCAGATATTCCTagagcttttcttttttaaggtgAAATCATAAAAAAGAACACCTTTGTCAATGAATGCCACTCAGATTGCACATCACGAATTGTCCGAGTTATCATACTAGGCATGTGTAATGGACTTCTGCCGATGTTTTATTTGGAAGTCAAGTTATTGGTAAGATGTGGCACagcgatttaaaaaaaaggtaacgTTAATAATGTCACACACTAAGGTGAGGGAAGAATTTAGAAAGTGCGCTAGTTCGAACGGGGCGTATCTCTCTCCCGTGAAGCTTACTATTTGCcatatttaatgcaaaaaaaataatcttaatACATGAATATTTAACGAGGATCGGTCTGGAAGTTTTAGCTTTAGCGGGGTACCTGGGACGCTTTAGTCGGTATCACATCACGTTTAATGCTAGTTTGCCGGTTGTGGGGAAGTTCGAGGAACACCTCGCTGTCTTAATCACACTAACCGTTGAGTGGCGTAGTTTCGGAACACCTCTCACTTTCACCTCAAGGGAACTCTTAGGCTGTTATCGAGGGAGCGCGGAAGGGAAGGGAGAAGACTTTAAAACGGATAGGGTCCGAAAAGCGGACACGGTTCATTTTCTCAAAGGCTTGGCTTTACTAAACCGAACTCGTTTAGAACGTAAGGCTGTGCAGCTTATTTCgcttaataatatattatataaatatatatagttgTACAGTCCAACTGTCTATTGCTTGATAATTATTTAAAGTTGCTACCTGTTTAAAGTATCAGGGTCGGCTACATCTCAACTAAAAACAGACTACATATTTTATCATATATCAATATCGTTCCCTTTCCGGagaaatgtcatgtttttgccTCCGATCCGTTGCGCGCGCGAGTTACGATTCGCGCAGCGCAAAGCTCGCTAACCCAAGACACGATGATCTGTCGGCATCTGTTCATTTCATTACCACACATTTCGTACTTACACGAATTACTTACTTGGCGAAACAGGAGAGTCTTACACGGGAGATGCTCTAAAACGcgacttttttttctcccatattCCAGATTTACGAGTTTCTTTTACGTCTTCATCACCAATTTCTTTgtcgtgacacacacacacacagacagacacacactactCTCTCTGAGCTTTGTTTTTACTATCGGTTTCCGATtttaacacaagaaaaacacccTGTTCTGTTGTGGCGATCAGAGTTGATTTATGAAAAAGCAGTTCttttaaattcttaaaattagttttcttACGTGTTCAACATAACTGGGTGTATTTCACAAAGCCTCTCTGGCACTCAAAATGGCTGACGGGCGCGAGCTCGGACGCCGCTGTAACACGAGCCGCTAACCCATTCGCTGCCGCGCGCCACTGAGACCAGAGCCCAGGTTAAGATCAGATTACTTTTAGCACTCACAATAGTCCCATAGTGAAAGACATGATTTGTGCTTTTTGTCTACTTTCATCCCCagagatgtttttaaaaaaataatcgtGGACGCTACAGTGACATTCACCGTTACCAGTAGAGTAGTGAGGACTAACtagaagaatttaaaaacacacgAATATTTGTTATATCTTTCTTATACTCAGCGGTgactaaaatgaattaatgatcGAAAATGTAGCACACAGGGCATGCACTTTACAAATGTGGCCTTCTGGActtatacaaaatatatacagtacgtgTGTGTCtatactgttattttttgaGGAAGTAGATAGGAACGTTCATTCCTGATCTTCATCTTACAAAGAAGAGAGGGGGCAGGTGGGTGTGTCGAGCAAAGCTCGTGTCTGGAAGCTGTAACTATCTTGTTGCAGACAAACCCAAGGTGTACCAGGGTGTGCGAGTGAAGGCGCCCGTTAAAGAGCTACTACAGAAGCAGAGGGCCCGCCAGGCTGCCATTAAAAACGCAACGGTAAGAATGAGTGTCTAGGCAAGGGCCACTTGTGTCACACTTGCTGTACTTGTTCGTATCTTTAATATGTGGTAcgatttatggaaaaaaaaaaaaaaacacgtggcCTGTTGCATAGACATACGGGGAACATCCAAAATGTACAAAGCACGCATATTCTCCCCTTCTCTACGATATATGTTTTTAAGTGCTTAGAGCACTTTTACTAATATTTTTGGTCCACCCCACGATTTGTTCCGCCTACGTTCTGCTGTATTTCTCCAACTCCCACTCGCGTCTCTTTCCACGGAACAAAGGCGGAATCCATACATCATGTAAACGCCCCCCCTCCCGGGGTTTAGCTGCAGTGAAGAGCGCATTTGGAAAAGGCTACATCATGTCCTTTCTCAGAAAACACTCCCTTCCTTGCCGAACCCCGCAGTCAAGAGCCGCATTCTCGTTCTGGACAAAGTCCTTTCCATGCGATCAAAAGACAACATCGTAACGAGAAAGACGGTCTGCGCAGTGAATGTCTCACAAGTCCACACCTGTACAGAGCCTGTCTCTGCATGCAGTGTCTGGACTCCCTTGGCACGGTCTTCTGCCCCCACGTGTTTGCACAAGAACAACATTTCCACAGATGATTATTCCgtatgaaatgttttgctaaAATCCCTCTGCACCAACGCTCATAAATAATTATCCAAACTGCCTTAAATTAAAGGGCTGTCATTTCAAGTAATTTAACCAGTTATTTCTGGTTACTGTAGCCATAGACATTGATCATTGTTTGTTTCCAGTAGTGGCAGTTTTAAGAAAATAAGATCTCAGGAAATGTCCTTTCAACTTCACGTGCTCGTTATTAAGAGCTGCCCGGAATTATGATTTGTTAAGGCATTACACGCTGTAtcatgacaaaaataaacagttgaGCTGTCTTGTATTGCCTGCACATATGAAAAGGGGAGATCATGCACCTAACAAGTAAATTATTACACGATTTTAAAGACCTACGTCAGTGGACTAACTAACTAAGGAAGCTGCAAGACGTGTGTAATcatgtgtatttttgctgaagCGAAGTATCCAGCCAGTATCGTTTATTTAGTAAGGCAGGGTGTACCTGTACTCTTTTTTGCGAAAACAAGAAAGAGACGCAGGTAACAGAATAAAAACACGTGTTCTCTTTACAAGCTGATCTTTAATGCAACCCCCCCTCTCTGTTCAACGTtctttcaccccccccccccccccccctcctcggAATTTCAGATATCACAGAGCTTTACGATTCCAGACGTTTGTTCCACCCTGGCTGTAACGGGTAGGTATatcacactttcaagcagctatttttaaaattacacaaagaCAATAAATGAGATAGTAACAAACcgaacgtgattttttttttcatttttcatcattatcTTGCGCTGTAACAAGTGCCACAACTTTCTGAACAGAGTGGTGTATCACTGAAAGTTCAAGGGTAATTCAATATTATAAACATATGATTTCGGTTGTACTGTTATATTTACGTTTAGTCATCATAAATAGAATTACTTAAGCATAAAGcacaggtttgtacactaacaGATTGTTTTTAAGAGGTACGCTTCTAAAATTcaattatgcaaatgttttctCGCACGTGCAATCGtgagaaatatttattatagtcATCAAATGCAACACTTAAGCCTACAAATGCATGTTAGCCATCCTGGCTAGAAGCTAAATTCTCCAAAGGGAGGAGTGTAAAA of Scleropages formosus chromosome 10, fSclFor1.1, whole genome shotgun sequence contains these proteins:
- the LOC108928789 gene encoding uncharacterized protein C11orf53 homolog isoform X2; translated protein: METDYTKRVYQGVRVKHTVKDLLAEKRSQQSTSPRFNEATNPSQPAFVPVPAPHMLPGCYSLKRPFIHGTEFSSSHYPSKPPTTEAYSFPLEGKPLTYDPSSTTNYPMDKDNYYPEPFGEYRSSTYPTAAGALFTPSLSSLIPAYSGDPAHVFLRESWEQPEADPGNQMEGFCTEVLAPVPAQSSSVISTSPEPGSPSQCRTSGRSTGLPSPQLYPLQPLEEAHYSAAYLHHHSYTGAPYSTVSTDHTSRMPPLSIEEPDSTTATHSNAHCWANDDTGSSWSLYEFRKAF
- the LOC108928789 gene encoding uncharacterized protein C11orf53 homolog isoform X1 yields the protein MLPYVHISAVVTCCHVLYSTYSAPHAVVSPVPQTVCIHAAMCLFLLAVLIHAVSCPLLVPDILPCLYAMNPISFIVPKYFHMSSVPFIAPHMLPGCYSLKRPFIHGTEFSSSHYPSKPPTTEAYSFPLEGKPLTYDPSSTTNYPMDKDNYYPEPFGEYRSSTYPTAAGALFTPSLSSLIPAYSGDPAHVFLRESWEQPEADPGNQMEGFCTEVLAPVPAQSSSVISTSPEPGSPSQCRTSGRSTGLPSPQLYPLQPLEEAHYSAAYLHHHSYTGAPYSTVSTDHTSRMPPLSIEEPDSTTATHSNAHCWANDDTGSSWSLYEFRKAF